A single genomic interval of Rhodothermales bacterium harbors:
- a CDS encoding ABC transporter ATP-binding protein translates to MAKERQSSRPAVRGPRKSPEEKAYEEMGFKERFAALSHIPPFFSLLWQAGPGMMVANLLLRLVRSAVPVATLYIGKLIIDEVIRLVNAGGGEMDRIWLYLGAELALVIVSDLIGRLVSLLDGLLGDLFTNDVSVRLMRHAAQLDLIHFEESTFYDKLERARQQSYNRHVLMSQIFNQLQNLVTILFLAAGLVFLAPWLILLLIVTLVPAFLGEAHFNTKSYSLIRGWTEERRELDYLRYTGASNETAKEVKIFGLSDFLSGRYKDLADAYYQANRTLSIRRAGWGGLLAVFGTIGYYAAYAIIVWRTVDGQFSVGDLTFLAGSFSRLRGLLEGLLLSFATIVERALYLKDLFEFFELKPAIIQIASPRPVPSPLREGFRFENVGFRYPGTDVWAVRELTFELPVNQIVALVGENGAGKTTLVKLLARLYDPDEGRILLDGHDMREYDVDALRSRIGVIFQDFVRYDWTAGDNIAVGRIEQRDEKPRVEQSAEMGMARAVIDKLPAGFDQMLGRRFSEGVELSGGEWQKVALARAYMRDAELVILDEPTAALDARAEYEVFKRFSELTEGKMAVLISHRFSTVRMADRILVLEQGRLVEDGTHEELLALGGRYAELFSLQAEGYR, encoded by the coding sequence ATGGCGAAAGAAAGGCAGTCCTCGCGGCCGGCGGTCCGCGGTCCCCGCAAGAGTCCGGAGGAGAAGGCGTACGAGGAGATGGGCTTCAAGGAGCGTTTTGCGGCGCTGAGCCATATCCCCCCGTTTTTTAGTCTGTTGTGGCAGGCCGGCCCGGGGATGATGGTCGCCAACCTGCTCCTCCGGCTCGTCCGTTCCGCCGTGCCGGTGGCGACGCTCTACATCGGCAAACTCATCATCGACGAAGTGATCCGCCTGGTCAACGCCGGCGGCGGCGAGATGGACCGGATCTGGCTCTATCTGGGGGCGGAGCTGGCGCTGGTCATCGTGTCCGATCTCATCGGCCGCCTCGTTTCGCTGCTCGATGGCTTGCTGGGCGATCTGTTCACGAACGATGTCTCGGTGCGGCTGATGCGGCATGCGGCGCAGCTGGATCTGATCCATTTTGAGGAGTCCACGTTTTACGACAAACTCGAACGCGCCCGCCAGCAGTCGTACAACCGCCACGTCCTGATGAGCCAGATCTTCAACCAGCTCCAGAATCTGGTGACGATCCTGTTCCTGGCCGCAGGCCTCGTCTTCCTGGCGCCCTGGCTCATCCTCCTGCTCATCGTGACGCTCGTGCCGGCCTTTCTCGGGGAGGCGCACTTCAACACCAAAAGTTACTCCCTCATCCGCGGGTGGACAGAGGAGCGGCGGGAGCTGGATTACCTTCGCTACACCGGCGCGAGCAACGAAACGGCCAAGGAAGTGAAGATCTTCGGGCTGTCCGATTTTCTCTCCGGCCGCTACAAAGATCTCGCCGACGCCTACTACCAGGCCAACCGGACACTCTCGATCCGACGTGCCGGCTGGGGCGGCCTGCTGGCGGTGTTCGGGACGATCGGATATTACGCCGCGTACGCGATCATCGTATGGCGCACGGTCGATGGGCAGTTTTCGGTGGGCGACCTCACCTTTCTCGCCGGCTCGTTTTCACGGTTGCGCGGCTTGCTGGAAGGACTTCTGCTGAGCTTCGCCACCATCGTCGAACGCGCGCTGTATCTCAAAGACCTGTTTGAGTTCTTCGAACTCAAACCGGCCATCATCCAGATCGCCTCGCCCCGCCCCGTCCCCAGCCCGCTCCGCGAGGGGTTTCGTTTTGAAAACGTCGGCTTCCGGTATCCGGGGACAGATGTGTGGGCGGTGCGGGAGCTCACCTTCGAACTCCCCGTCAACCAGATCGTCGCCCTGGTCGGAGAAAACGGCGCCGGCAAGACGACGCTCGTCAAGCTCCTCGCACGGCTGTACGACCCGGACGAAGGCCGAATCCTGTTGGATGGCCACGATATGCGCGAGTACGACGTCGATGCCCTGCGGAGCCGGATCGGCGTGATCTTTCAGGATTTTGTCAGGTATGACTGGACCGCCGGCGACAACATCGCTGTCGGCCGGATCGAGCAGCGGGACGAAAAACCCCGCGTCGAGCAGTCCGCCGAGATGGGCATGGCGCGCGCCGTGATCGATAAACTTCCGGCAGGGTTCGATCAGATGCTGGGCCGGCGGTTCTCGGAAGGCGTCGAACTTTCCGGAGGCGAGTGGCAGAAGGTCGCCCTCGCCCGCGCCTATATGCGCGACGCCGAACTGGTCATCCTCGATGAACCCACCGCCGCCCTCGACGCAAGGGCCGAATACGAGGTGTTTAAGCGGTTTTCGGAGCTGACCGAGGGCAAGATGGCCGTGTTGATTTCCCACCGGTTCTCGACCGTCCGTATGGCCGATCGCATTCTGGTGTTGGAACAGGGTCGGCTCGTCGAAGACGGCACCCACGAAGAACTCCTCGCCCTCGGCGGCCGTTACGCCGAACTGTTCAGCCTCCA